The Raphanus sativus cultivar WK10039 chromosome 6, ASM80110v3, whole genome shotgun sequence sequence ACTTTGTTGTTCCTGTACTTTTTGAATAAATGAAACTTACATTTAACTTCTTTATAAAAGATTTACTGTGCTTCAAGTGGAACAATGTTATTATTTCAAATGGTTTTGTTGCTTATTTTGTTTCGGATTATCATTTTGTTCTTTATACTGAGTTGTTTCAGATTCTCATTGAGTGGAAACGTTTTTGATTGTACTAAGAGTTTTACTAATTGTACCCAACACTCTGACATGTTAAGATCCTGAGATATATTGCAGAAATAGTATTAACCAACCAATGCCGTAAGTAATCCATATCAAAATGTTTTAACTTCTTCATACGATGTTGTTaataaaagagaagataaaaccaaatatatatattcgtcAAACTAAAGAACTTGTAACCATGTTCTATATTACATAAAATGCCATTAGAGTTGGAATGGCAAAGAAGaatttagtttgttttggtAGGAAGATTATTACTTATTGCATAAAAACAGAGGAGGaatggaaaatgaaaaaaaaaaaaagatttggagTTTGTTTTGGTAGCAAGAAAAATTACTTCTATAAGGTGATTTATAGTTTCATAAAAGAAGATGGAACTGTCTTGGAGCTTTTATGAGTTTTGAGTAGTGACTGGTGTGATATGAGAAGTAGTTCTTAATGTTGCTTGGCAAGTGGAGGGACCCTAAATTCCAGAAGAAATGTTTTGCTATACTGCAGAGAGTAGTAGAAGATAGAACTGGTGACTGCTATGGTTGACTCAGAATAAATAAGAAACAATTGTGTGCCTGAGAGAGGAACAAGATGCTGCTTTTACAAGATCTTATGATTAGAATATCGTCTAAATTTGTGGCATCTTTCtcttctgatgatgatgataaggCAAGTGAGCCGCAGAGACATGAGCGTAAGATTGAGACATATAAAGTAATTTTAACCTCTTGTAATAAACTTTACTATTTTCTGGTTTTTGTAACCAACTTTTGTCAAAAGTTTAAGTATATTTGAAGAtggtaaaaaacaaaacattgtctttttcttttttcatttcttctGTATGGTTTGGTTTGAATCTATATACCTGATAATACAATGGTATACAAAATCCTCTTGGGATCAAAATCATCAGAGAGCCTTAAGGACCACTAGACGCTATCAATTCACCAGAACTACTCATCTCTTTAATCTCAGCTTTTGCAAGCCGAACCAAGAACAAACCCGCAAAGAAAATCGAAACAATAAGCATGAAAAACACACTATTCCACCCTCTGCTCGATATATAACCAGCAAGCAACGGTCCCAGAGCCGCCCCAACGGAGCCAGTACCGTCTATAATAGCTGTTACCGTCGCCAACGCCCTGCCGTTCCCTTTAATGGAGTCTTGTGTTCCAAGATCAGCTGCAACGGCTGTGGTTATGAGTGCGTAAGGACCGTTTACTAATAACCCGGATATAAACATCAAACCGATGTTGATGAACATGGACACACTCCCATAGACTCTGTACATAATCAAGACAGGTATGGATAGCGACAAGAACACGACTGATGTGAGTGCACGTGCTTTGATCATGTCGGAGATAAAACCTGCTGATATCCCACCAAAGACTCCTCCAATATCAAACACTGTCGAGAGAATCCCAGCGGTTTTGTGGGAGATATAAACACCCGCAACAGCTGTTTCATTGGAGGTTAAACTAATAACATGAGTCGTCATGATGCAAGGTTCAGTTAATAGTATGAAAGTAAAGAAGCTTTACCTTGGTGCCTTAAGTAGTATGGTAACCAATAGAGGAACGTGTAAGCGACGAGTTTGGAGAAGAACAAGCAGAAAGCGAAAGGAGCAACACCAGGTAACTTCCACGCATCAAGAAACCCAATAGCTGACaaagaatcatcatcatcatctagaTCTATAGTTTCAAGAAGCccaacatcatcatcttccttgTCCTCCTCTACAGTGTCAGCAGCTAAACTCATCTCAATCTCTTTCCCAGGCTCTTCAAACCCCAAATCACGAGGACTGACAACAAGACACATAAACACAACCAATCCAGACACAATCACCAACCCACCAGGCAAAGCAAAAGACCATCCCCACCCGGAATCAAGCACCGAGGAAGCAACAACCGAGCCGACAATGTTCCCAACAGAAGTATGAGAGTTCCAAACACCCATGATCAACCCACGCTTCTCTTTCCCGCACCAGTTGCCAACCACAGAGACAACACAAGGCCACCCAATAGATTGAAACAACCCACAAACAATCTGAACAGTCATGTAAAACCCGAGGAGGTGCACGTTCATCCAATACCCTAACCCGAAAGCAACGGTGAGGATCCCACTTCCCATCATCCCAAACACGAGAAACAGCCTCAGATCGATCCTGTCTCCTAAGTGACCAGCGAAATACATACCGAGAGCGTAGGAAGAAAGGAAGGCTAGATCGAGCTCGCCGAGTCTCTTTGTTCCTTCGGTTCCGTTGAACGGAGCCCATCCGTTGTTTGATTCTTGTTCAAGGGAAGGTCCGAGGACGCTCTTGACGATGCTTGGAGGTTTGCGAGAGGCGTGGAACGAAGCGTAGGCTACGAAGGTGATGATGAGGACGAGGATTTGGTGGAATGTGAAGGTTTTGTTTAAGCTTGGGATGAGAGAAAACGCCGGAGGTaagccgccgccgccgccgacgATCTTTGATTGCATCTTGAATCAATGGTGGAGCATTTCTTGATTTtggaattaaaagaaaaagagttgatctttgagattgttttagttttactttTCTCTGGGGTAGGTAATGGGTTGCTACCAGATTTCTTCAAGGCGAAGGAATCTGAGATCTTAGGACGCTCAAAGTCGTTTCTTTTCGGCGGtctgaaccttttttttttatttctttcttctttgttatgttttgtttgCTGTTATAGTTTAGGggttaatttttctttttgtttattacaaaaaaattaaagttctGTTGCTATTCGATTTATGAttgcttttaatatttttaacataaattcatGACATTTCTTTTTCTTCGTAAAAacgatttataattttttcggAGAAAAATACTAATTATTGATTTCCGATTAATTTTGCTCAATCAACATAACTAGGTTAAATCCAGTTATATTATATAccgaagaaaacaaaaatccaaaaacagAATTATATTAATGcaataaattttagtaaaaaaaatagtgCGGCACCACAACGGTGACATTGTTTGTAATCCATGCTATCATAACGGTGACATGCTCCTGAAGCAGTACGACACAAACCCGAATGCATCTTTGATTCTTTCCCGCATTCTTTCCAGCAACACCATGCGGTACAGAACCAAACACCTTGACTTTCTCTATCAATCTAGCTTCTTGCTCTGCAACCTTTTCCACCAGTTCGGCCACAATAGTATAGCTGCAGATCTTACAACGGGTTCAGAGATCGGCCCTGAGTCCACGCATGTTGCAGATCGAAGATCGCTCCGCCTCTGCCTCATGTCCAGCATACTTCTTGAGGCTATTGAATTCCGCTTCATATTCCCTCACGGTCATTGACCCTTGTTCCAGTCTAAGGAAATCTCATTCCAGTTTATCAGGCTTCCTCCGAAAAGTACTTCTCACAGAATTCTGCCTTGAAGTTTGTCCAGATGCACTGATTAACACCAATGCGAACAACCACACCCTGCAACCAGATGTGCGCATCACCATCCAAGTAATGAACGGAAATTTCCTTCTGGTAAGCGAGATGACAATGGAACCAAAGGAAGTTCCGCTCAATCCTGTTGTTAGAGGAGGTTCTAGAGTAGAACCGACATTGGGTTAACCGGAGTATATTCGGTATTGTCGATAACTATAAGTTAGTTAGAGATAAGCCTATGGTTGTTGTATAGATAAGGCTAAAGAGATATTCTAGAGATCCTGTTCTCTAAGTATATATGTGTTGTACGTAATCTCTGTGAATGATAAGTATTCTTCAAGTATCTCTGTtgtctttcatggtatcagagccacaagAAAATTGAGTCGATTTTTGTTGTGAGTTTGACAAAGAGAATAAGAAGATATGAGTAAAGAGATCGTGAGTTCGTCAACTGAAGGGAGGACGTCTCCCTATTACCTTGCGCCTTCGGACAACCCCGGAACCTCCATCTCTCCGGTTGTCTTCTCCGGTGAGAATTATGCAGAGTGGTCGGCGGAGCTTGAGAATGCCTTGCGTGCCAAGCGAAAGATAGGCTTTATCGATGGGAGTCTTAAGCTTCCAAGTGAGACGGAGAAGCCGGTTGAAGCTGAGATGTGGAGGACGGTGAACTCTATGATCGTCGGCTGGATCAGGGCATCCATCTCTCCGGTTATCCGATCAACGGTTCCTTTCACGCCTGACGCCTACAAGATGTGGATAGAGTTGAGGAAACGTTTTTCCGTCGGGAGTGCTGTGCGGGTACATCAACTCAAAGCTGAGTTGGCTTCATGTCGTCAGGATGGATCGAGTGTTATGGATTACTTTGGGAAGTTGTCACAAAAGTGGGAAGAGCTGTTGAATTGTAAGCCGATCCCGACTTGTACATGTGCAGCATCGGAAGTCTATGCGAAGGAATATGAGGAGGAGAAAGTTCATCAATTCCTTATGGGGTTAGATGAGGCGAGGTTCAGTAATGTTTGTACTAACATTATTGGAATGGAGGTACTTCCAGACCTTAACTCAGTCTACCAGAGAGTGATCCGAGAGGAGAAGAGACTTGGTGCGTCGCGCCTTGAAACAAAGGAGGCTCCGGTTGGTTTTGTAGCTAAAGGAGATGAGTCTCTGATGGCAGCTGTTGCAAGAGGAAGAAGCTCAGTGATCTGTGATAACTGTAAAAGGCAAGGACATGAGAAGAAGGAGTGCTGGCAAATCATCGGTTTCCCGGAGTGGTTTACAGAGAGGAATCAAGGTAGTGGAAGAGGTGGTAGAGGTGGCAGAGGACGAGGGAGATCAGGCCCACCACGGGCCAACGCAGTGCAGACTCCGAGTGCCACGCCGTCTGGACCTCAaggaacgacagttcctccgcTGAGTGCAGAGCAGTGGGCGTCTCTTACTGCATTCATTGAGCGACAGAAGCCATCTCCGATTCCTGACAAGTTAAACGGTACGGTACAAACAGGTGAAGTAATCATTGACACAGGTGCTTCGCATCACATGACTGGGGATCTTCTGTTACTTTCCGATGTTCGGAGTATTATACCCAGTCCAGTAAGTTTTGCCGACGGCAGTCATGTGATGGCTACCAAGAGCGGTAGTCTGCGGTTGTCAATGAACTTGACATTGGTTGATGTTCTTTATGTTCCGAACCTGAATTGTACTCTGTTATCTGTCGCTAAGCTGCTTCGACAGACAGGATGTTTGGCTGTGTTTTCTGATACACTGTGTGTTTTGCAGGACCGTTTTACGAGGACTCTGATTGGAGCCGGTGAAGTCAAAAATGGTGTTTATGTTTATCGGGATGTCACAGTGAGAAGAGGTCACAGAGTCAAGGCGTCGGAAGATCAGGTTGTGTGGCATCGTCGTCTGGGGCATCCTGCTTATggtgttttgagttttttacCTTTTGTTGCTGGTTTTAAAGATGTTTCAAATAAGTTTGGAGGATGTGATATTTGTTTCCAGTCCAAACAAACAAGAGAAGTGTTTTCAGAAAGTCTTAATAAAAGTTCTTCTTCATTTGAGTTAATACATGTAGACCTTTGGGGTCCTTATCGCAAGCCGTCGTCTTGTGGAGCAGTGTATTTCTTGACCATAGTAGACGACTTTTCCAGGGCTGTTTGGGTTTATCTGTTACTGGAGAAAGGTGAAGTCAAAACAGTTCTTCCGAAATTTATAGCTCTTGCGGCTCGTCAGTTCGGAAAGACAGTCAGGACCGTGAGGAGTGATAACGGGACTGAGTTTATGTGTTTATCGAAGTATTTTGCAGAAGCAGGTATTGTGCATCAGACATCTTGCGTGGGGACGCCTCAGCAAAATGGTCGTGTGGAGAGGAAGCATCGGCATATTTTAAATGTGGCAAGATCGATTTTGTTTCAGGCTGATCTCCCGGTGCGGTTTTGGGGAGAGAGTGTATTAACggctgcttatcttatcaacaGGACGCCAACGAAGCTGCTAAAAGGGAAGACGCCGTATGAATGCTTGTTTGGGAAGCCTCCATCGTATGGTGATATCAAGACGTTTGGGTGTTTGTGCTTTGCTCATAAGGCAAGAAGGGATAAAGACAAGTTCGGTGTACGGAGTGTGAAGTGTGTCTTTGTGGGCTATCCATTTGCTAAGAAGGGTTGGAAACTTTATGATTTGGAGAAGAAGGAATTCTTTGTGTCAAGAGATGTTGTTTTTGAGGAAGAGAAGTTTCCTTTTGCGGAGAAGAAGTTAAAAGATGCACCTATTGTTCTTCCACCTAGCGTTGCGCAttgtgatgaagaagaagtccgGGAGACTGTGATTATGACAGAAAGGGGGAGAAGTGAGCAACTTGTATCAGGTGATGTCTCAGAAACAGAGACAAGCGAGGTGAGTGtggagaaacagagagagacagAGGAGCAGTTAAAACAGAGCGAGACAGAGGAACAGTTGGGTCGTGGTCATCGTAAGGCTACTCCGTCGGTGAGATTGCACGACTATGTTACGTATAATGCTCAGGCGCCTCCTGAGTCTCCTGATAAACATAACACTATTACCGGTCTCACGTCAGAGGCCTCTGCAAATCGGTCAGGTAAGACACATAGTTTGTATCCTATAACAGATTATGTTTGTGATGCTTTCTTCTCAGATCATCATCAAGCTTTCTTGGCTGCGGTTAGTGCTGGTGTGATTCCTCGTAATTATAAAGAAGCTTTTGCAGATGAGAGATGGAACAAGGCAGTGAAAGGAGAAGTAACTGCTCTTGAGTTGAATCGCACATGGGATGTAGTTGATCTACCAAGTGGGAAGAAAGCTATAGGAAGCAAATGGGTGTTCACTATAaagtacaatgctgatggttCGATAGAAAGATACAAGGCTAGGCTCGTCTGTTGTGGTAATCACCAAGTAGAAGGAGAAGATTATGAAGAAACTTTTGCTCCGGTAGCAAAGATGGATACGGTGCGGACACTACTAGAGGTAGCTGCAGCTAAGAACTGGGAGGTGCACCAGATGGATGTGCATAATGCTTTTCTCCAAGGAGACTTAGAGGAGGAAGTTTACATGAGACTACCACCGGGATTTCAATCAGACGATCCTAATAAAGTCTGCAGGTTGAGGAAGTCTTTGTACGGATTGAAGCAGGCGCCAAGATGTTGGTTTGAGAAGCTGTCGGATGCACTTAAGAAGCTTGGCTTTGAGCAATCATATGAAGACTACTCGTTGTTTTTTTTCGTTAAGGGGGAGAAGAGTATACGGGTTCTATGTTATGTAGATGACTTGATCATTGCAGGAAATGATCTTGAGTTGATAGAGAGGTTTAAGAAGCGTTTGAGTGAGACATTTCACATGAAAGATCTTGGGAAGGCTAAGTATTTTCTGGGTATAGAGATAGCAAGAGGACCACTGGGTATGTATCtctctcaaaggaagtatgcattAGATATAATCAACGAGGCGGGATTGCTCGGGTGTAAGCCTGCGACAACTCCGATGGAAGTAAATCATCATCTTCTGCGCGATAAGAGCCCATTGTTGACGAATCCAGCAAAGTTTCGGAGAGTGATTGGGCGTTTGGTGTACTTGACAGTGACGAGACCTGACTTGAGTTACTCTGTTCATGTTCTTTCTCAGGTTATGCACGAGCCAAGAGAAGCTCACTGGGATGCAGCTATGAGAGTTATAAGATATCTCAAGGGTTCTCCGGGTCAAGGGATAATGTTGAAAGCAGATAGTGATTTGCGTATACGAGCATATTGTGATTCTGACTGGGCTTCATGCCCACGCACACGGAGGTCACTTTCCGCTTACATGGTA is a genomic window containing:
- the LOC108805925 gene encoding putative glycerol-3-phosphate transporter 5 translates to MQSKIVGGGGGLPPAFSLIPSLNKTFTFHQILVLIITFVAYASFHASRKPPSIVKSVLGPSLEQESNNGWAPFNGTEGTKRLGELDLAFLSSYALGMYFAGHLGDRIDLRLFLVFGMMGSGILTVAFGLGYWMNVHLLGFYMTVQIVCGLFQSIGWPCVVSVVGNWCGKEKRGLIMGVWNSHTSVGNIVGSVVASSVLDSGWGWSFALPGGLVIVSGLVVFMCLVVSPRDLGFEEPGKEIEMSLAADTVEEDKEDDDVGLLETIDLDDDDDSLSAIGFLDAWKLPGVAPFAFCLFFSKLVAYTFLYWLPYYLRHQAVAGVYISHKTAGILSTVFDIGGVFGGISAGFISDMIKARALTSVVFLSLSIPVLIMYRVYGSVSMFINIGLMFISGLLVNGPYALITTAVAADLGTQDSIKGNGRALATVTAIIDGTGSVGAALGPLLAGYISSRGWNSVFFMLIVSIFFAGLFLVRLAKAEIKEMSSSGELIASSGP